In Thunnus thynnus chromosome 20, fThuThy2.1, whole genome shotgun sequence, a single window of DNA contains:
- the LOC137171622 gene encoding integrin alpha-M-like, whose protein sequence is MDWKISTTLFFSVLQAALCFNIDPVAWKSLSHSAAGFGYQVVQRQSDLLVSAPLAQYSSSQRGKIFKCSTESCREVSVPVPEFAVNMSLGLTMTSDPTTQNTLACGPTIPKDCKSITLYSGVCLQLSSHNRVGHSMPSSSEECRTQADIAFLLDGSGSVVAEDFDTMTTFVKNLVGSFQGQDTKFAIAQFSTNPKVHYYFDTFDTNNWKSQIDGIRQLIGETYTAKAIEHVVNNVFSARRGSRSDVKKILIVITDGASNDRVYLQNAVNSAEKKKIVRFAIGVGDAFIDPKAKHELDTIASKPSANHVFQVSNFDALEQLRQNLQDKIFSIEGSQTGGESLKMEMAQEGFSAAYVLEGIQMGIVGANQWKGGYQKYTRTGQKWISYEPSNMEPDSYLGYSMAVAKTRLGTLTIVGAPRYQHTGVVISVNENSLDQTIDPFAWQFQIGEYFGAVVCAMDVDCDTYTDLVLISAPMYIDSDREGRVYVCSLSNERVECRFDNPLVLRGDASDQGRFGSSLAVLPDLNSDGLNDLAVGAPLENGGQGSIYIFHSEIGGGGGRIHPTYSQRIASSEVQPGLKFFGMSISQSSFDLSNDNLPDLAVGSKGTVVLLRSKPIVMVDSAVTFNPNKIQTQNSDCSKPLDNTATICFTMTRRSTVDKATATINYTLKLDATRKVPNNRAYIREKQREETGSITLGLEKRCFDVNFHIEACPEDALNPLNNELRFTFDGLASDKNLKPCLAQQAQTTTFHPLQFEINCGYDNNCIDNLKVDFNFTSFSEVKVGIDELLEVTVSVENREENSYNSHVVLTYPPGLSYRKFTGLQGRIECNSLDSGAGLSQGKTDCTIDKPIFKSNAKALFIVSYGIESNSQLDRKLFITANATSGSEHSKSSELYKMKGIDVKYSIFMTIECSLSYSNFTYGKSNLQKPVQQSIKVINDIRALNFTVVIRVPVKLGNKDIWVDSSSLQIPDCQRDKDEKPTVTNFVAQIQKDKSVDCSVASCRVFKCNRVMGIQEHKKYTISANLSSEWIKQIGLDSAKFLLTSMASLEYDRNQYIFFSVQSNNNPPIHKIVAEVEVYPEPDFTKEIVGGSLGGLALLALLTAGLYKAGFFKSKYKEMINEGETADLRVEGGVPTPE, encoded by the exons TGTTACAAGCTGCACTTTGTTTCAATATCGATCCTGTGGCTTGGAAGTCCTTGAGTCACTCTGCTGCAGGTTTTGGATACCAGGTGGTGCAAAGACAATCAGA TTTGCTGGTCAGTGCCCCCCTTGCACAATATTCATCAAGTCAGAGAGGGAAAATATTTAAGTGCTCCACCGAATCCTGCAGGGAAGTATCAGTACCAG TGCCAGAATTTGCAGTCAACATGTCCCTTGGTTTGACAATGACAAGTGATCCCACCACACAAAACACTCTG GCATGTGGTCCAACCATCCCAAAGGACTGCAAAAGTATCACGCTGTATAGTGGTGTATGCTTGCAGTTATCCAGTCATAATCGTGTTGGACACTCTATGCCTTCTTCTTCTGAAG AGTGTCGAACCCAAGCAGACATTGCATTCCTGTTGGATGGCTCAGGCAGCGTAGTTGCAGAGGATTTTGATACAATGACGACTTTTGTGAAAAATCTGGTTGGATCATTCCAGGGACAGGATACAAAG tttgccaTTGCCCAGTTCTCCACAAATCCCAAAGTCCATTACTACTTTGACACTTTTGATACTAATAACTGGAAATCTCAAATTGATGGAATAAGACAGTTAATTGGAGAGACTTACACAGCTAAAGCCATCGAACACGTTGT CAACAATGTCTTCTCGGCAAGGAGAGGCTCCAGGTCAGATGTGAAGAAGATTTTAATAGTCATTACAGATGGAGCATCTAATGACCGGGTTTATTTGCAAAATGCAGTAAAttcagctgaaaagaaaaagattgttCGATTTGCTATTGGG GTGGGGGATGCATTCATAGACCCCAAAGCAAAACATGAACTGGACACCATTGCCTCTAAACCCTCAGCAAATCATGTGTTTCAAGTATCAAACTTTGACGCTCTTGAACAATTACGGCAGAATTTGCAGGACAAAATCTTCTCTATTGAAG GATCTCAAACCGGTGGAGAGTcactgaaaatggaaatggcTCAAGAAGGATTCAGTGCAGCTTATGTGCTTGAG GGGATTCAGATGGGTATTGTTGGTGCCAACCAGTGGAAGGGAGGTTACCAGAAATATACAAGAACAGGCCAGAAGTGGATCTCCTATGAGCCTTCAAATATGGAGCCTGACAGTTATCTGG GTTACTCCATGGCAGTCGCCAAAACGCGGTTGGGCACACTGACAATTGTTGGTGCTCCAAGATATCAACACACAGGAGTTGTGATTTCAGTTAATGAAAACAGTCTTGACCAAACAATTGATCCCTTTGCTTGGCAG TTTCAGATTGGTGAATATTTTGGTGCAGTGGTTTGTGCCATGGATGTGGATTGTGACACGTACACTGACCTAGTCCTCATATCTGCCCCTATGTACATAGACAGTGATAGAGAGGGACGAGTTTATGTTTGCAGCTTATCAAATGAG AGAGTTGAGTGTCGCTTCGATAATCCATTAGTACTGAGAGGGGATGCATCTGACCAAGGAAGGTTTGGGTCTTCTCTTGCTGTGCTGCCTGACCTTAACAGTGATGGTCTCAATGATTTGGCAGTTGGAGCACCTTTGGAGAATGGTGGTCAAGGTAGCATCTACATCTTCCACAGCGaaataggaggaggaggaggaagaattCATCCTACTTACTCACAG AGAATCGCTTCCTCTGAAGTCCAGCCAGGACTGAAGTTCTTTGGTATGTCGATCAGTCAGTCGTCTTTTGACCTTAGTAACGACAATCTGCCTGATTTAGCGGTGGGTTCAAAGGGAACAGTTGTCTTACTCAG ATCAAAGCCTATAGTAATGGTAGATTCTGCGGTGACATTCAACCCAAACAAAATCCAAACTCAAAACTCAGACTGCTCAAAACCACTGGACAACACAGCTACAATCTGCTTTACCATGACCAGACGCTCTACAGTAGATAAAG CTACAGCAACGATTAATTATACTTTAAAGCTGGATGCCACACGTAAGGTCCCAAACAACCGAGCTTACATCAGGGAGAAACAACGAGAGGAGACCGGATCAATAACTCTTGGCTTAGAGAAACGATGCTTCGATGTGAACTTCCACATTGAG GCCTGTCCAGAAGATGCTCTGAATCCACTTAACAATGAGCTCCGATTCACATTTGACGGTTTGGCTTCTGACAAAAATCTCAAGCCATGTCTGGCCCAACAGGCTCAGACAACAACCTTTCATCCC ttacagtttgAGATCAACTGCGGCTATGACAACAACTGTATAGATAACCTGAAAGTGGATTTCAACTTCACCAG TTTCTCAGAGGTTAAAGTAGGCATTGATGAACTGCTGGAGGTCACTGTGTCAGTGGAAAACAGGGAGGAAAACTCCTACAACAGCCATGTTGTTCTCACGTACCCACCTGGGCTCTCCTACAGGAAGTTTACAGGCCTGCAG gGAAGAATTGAGTGCAACTCCTTGGACAGTGGAGCTGGCTTATCTCAGGGAAAGACAGACTGCACTATTGACAAGCCTATTTTCAAGAGCAACGCTAAG GCGCTCTTCATTGTGTCCTATGGGATCGAAAGCAACAGTCAACTTGACAGGAAGTTATTCATCACTGCAAATGCCACCAG TGGGAGCGAGCACTCCAAGTCAAGTGAACTTTACAAAATGAAAGGGATTGATGTGAAGTACAGCATTTTTATGACAATTGAATG TTCCCTCAGCTACAGCAATTTCACTTATGGCAAGAGTAATTTGCAGAAACCAGTCCAACAATCAATTAAG GTTATAAATGACATCAGAGCACTGAATTTCACTGTGGTGATCAGGGTGCCGGTAAAGCTCGGTAATAAAGACATCTGGGTGGATTCGAGCAGTTTGCAG ATTCCAGACTGCCAAAGAGACAAAGATGAAAAACCCACCGTCACAAATTTTGTTGCTCAGATACAGAAAGATAAGTCAGTG GACTGCTCTGTAGCCAGTTGCAGAGTGTTCAAGTGCAATCGTGTCATGGGAATACAGGAGCATAAAAAGTACACAATCTCTGCCAACCTTAGTTCTGAATGGATAAAGCAG attgGACTTGATTCTGCCAAATTCCTCTTGACCAGCATGGCCAGTCTGGAGTATGACAGAAACCAGTACATCTTCTTTTCAGTGCAGTCAAATAACAATCCTCCCATTCACAAG ATTGTGGCAGAGGTAGAAGTGTATCCTGAACCAGACTTCACCAAAGAGATTGTTGGAGGATCTCTGGGAGGGTTGGCTCTGCTGGCTTTACTCACTGCTGGTCTGTACAAG GCTGGATTTTTCAAGAGTAAATACAAGGAGATGATTAATGAGGGGGAAACAGCTGATCTGAGGGTTGAGGGAGGCGTACCCACACCAGAGTAA